The proteins below are encoded in one region of Hordeum vulgare subsp. vulgare chromosome 3H, MorexV3_pseudomolecules_assembly, whole genome shotgun sequence:
- the LOC123440186 gene encoding transcription factor RAX2-like: MHHVPGLNRCGKSCRLRWLNYLRPALRHGGFTEEEDDLILSLYGEIGSRWSVIAAKLPGRTDNDVKNHWNTKLKKRYLLTTAPSTPPIGDDNVPVRANDSPPGEDQSSLSPLPPALVNLDAALATLDDGGELTQQSEQLYAELMGLIEPRSASHTSTGEVMSSGSSSTPPPFGTSPTASSFGAGSSATWPVDVHERDTILWPESSGNGMVEFDDPCVARTFSPASTPDSFQDLLASSYDEVMATQALMYY, encoded by the exons ATGCATCACGTACCAGGGCTTAACCGCTGCGGTAAGAGCTGCCGTCTCCGGTGGCTCAACTACCTCCGCCCCGCGCTCCGGCACGGCGgcttcaccgaggaggaggacgacctcATACTGTCCCTCTACGGCGAGATAGGAAGCAG GTGGTCGGTGATCGCGGCCAAGCTCCCCGGCCGAACAGATAACGACGTCAAGAACCACTGGAACACCAAGCTCAAGAAGAGATACTTGCTGACCACGGCGCCATCGACTCCTCCTATAGGCGATGACAACGTCCCGGTCCGGGCCAACGACAGCCCTCCCGGAGAAGATCAGTCGTCCCTCTCCCCCCTTCCTCCTGCCCTGGTGAATCTCGACGCGGCCCTCGCCACGCTCGACGACGGCGGAGAGCTCACGCAACAATCGGAGCAGCTGTACGCCGAGCTCATGGGGCTCATCGAGCCGCGGTCCGCTAGCCATACGTCTACCGGGGAGGTGATGTCGTCGGGGTCGTCATCGACGCCGCCACCGTTCGGAACAAGTCCGACGGCCAGTAGCTTTGGAGCAGGGAGCAGCGCTACGTGGCCAGTGGACGTGCATGAGCGTGACACAATACTGTGGCCGGAGTCTAGCGGCAACGGCATGGTTGAATTTGACGATCCTTGCGTTGCTCGCACTTTCAGCCCGGCGTCCACGCCCGACTCTTTCCAAGATTTGTTGGCCTCATCTTACGACGAGGTCATGGCGACGCAAGCGTTGATGTACTACTAG